In Luteimonas viscosa, the following proteins share a genomic window:
- a CDS encoding YadA-like family protein, translated as MQLERTRPPRAFLCVSALSIAVATAALPLQAVAGHACDPTTGSTAAGVLAFACGNINTADGDFSTAIGWENTAVGYLSVSLGARNLANDDYSTAVGFENEAASDQSSAFGFRNEAIGERSSAIGNFNRARGFDSSAFGRGNIASGQESSAFGYANESGGWYSSAFGFANTANANSSSALGYNNTASGQFSSAIGHFNNASGPYASAGGSGNAASGNDSSAFGRSNTATGAFASSFGHGNAASGQNAGAFGYRNTASGANSSAIGWDNEATTLQAVAIGFSNAATGGQATAIGRSNVAQGTGSLAFGSGSTTTGTGSIAFGFRNLSSGFRSFSTGYQSTASGSYALSSGYHALASGNYAVAVGNWISGGDADPQLDLDLDRDGVPDASSLQTIAHGTHASAYGPAALALADASVALGARSRVDAQDGVALGRSARVSAFGAVAIGADAIADRSGSVSFGSAGSERQLVHVADATQATDAVNLRQMTAAHDELGAGIAAWLGGGAAYAGGVFTAPVYVIQSNDYNNVGAAFGAVDAALTDINQRIVDAGGIQGERGYSAYEVAVRNGFAGTEADWLGSLQGPAGPEGPEGPEGPAGGGPRSVVYDDDGREVLTLAGSNGTTISNLADGVAATDAVNLRQSQAGDAATLTSANAYTDTVAVQTLQSANEYTDSRFAAWDAQLDSIQRGIDDRFHEQDRRIDRQGAMSSAMLNMAINAAGSKSPRGRIAVGAGFQGGERAISVGYGRKVGERASFSLGGAFSGGEKSAGVGFGVDL; from the coding sequence ATGCAACTTGAACGAACCCGTCCACCACGCGCATTCCTGTGCGTTTCGGCGCTGTCCATCGCGGTGGCGACGGCCGCGCTCCCGCTGCAGGCCGTCGCTGGCCACGCCTGTGACCCGACCACCGGCAGCACCGCGGCCGGGGTGCTGGCGTTCGCATGCGGAAACATCAACACGGCCGACGGCGATTTCAGTACCGCCATCGGCTGGGAGAACACTGCGGTGGGATATCTCAGCGTCTCGCTCGGCGCACGCAACCTCGCCAACGACGACTACAGCACCGCGGTCGGATTCGAGAACGAAGCCGCGAGCGATCAAAGCAGCGCCTTCGGCTTCCGGAACGAGGCGATCGGCGAGCGCAGCAGCGCGATCGGAAACTTCAACCGGGCACGCGGGTTCGACAGCAGCGCCTTCGGTCGGGGCAACATCGCCTCGGGCCAGGAAAGCAGCGCCTTCGGCTATGCCAACGAGTCCGGTGGCTGGTACAGCAGTGCCTTCGGGTTCGCCAACACCGCCAACGCCAACTCGAGCAGCGCCCTGGGCTACAACAACACCGCCAGCGGCCAGTTTTCCAGCGCCATCGGCCATTTCAACAACGCGAGCGGCCCCTACGCCAGCGCCGGTGGCAGCGGCAACGCCGCCAGCGGCAACGACAGCAGCGCCTTCGGCCGGAGCAACACCGCGACCGGCGCCTTCGCCTCGTCGTTCGGCCATGGCAACGCGGCCAGCGGCCAGAATGCCGGCGCCTTCGGCTACCGGAACACCGCATCCGGCGCCAACAGTTCGGCCATCGGCTGGGACAACGAGGCCACCACGCTCCAGGCCGTCGCCATCGGCTTCAGCAACGCCGCCACCGGCGGCCAGGCCACCGCGATCGGACGGTCGAACGTCGCCCAGGGCACCGGCAGCCTCGCGTTCGGCTCGGGCAGCACCACCACGGGCACCGGCAGTATCGCGTTCGGCTTCCGCAACCTGTCCTCGGGCTTCCGCAGCTTCTCCACGGGCTACCAGAGCACGGCCAGCGGCTCCTATGCGTTGAGCTCCGGCTACCACGCACTCGCCTCGGGCAACTATGCCGTCGCCGTCGGCAACTGGATCAGCGGCGGGGATGCGGATCCGCAACTCGACCTCGACCTCGATCGCGACGGCGTGCCGGATGCCAGTTCGCTGCAGACCATCGCCCACGGCACGCATGCCAGTGCCTACGGACCGGCCGCGCTCGCGCTGGCCGATGCCTCGGTGGCGCTCGGCGCACGCAGCCGGGTCGATGCGCAAGACGGCGTGGCCCTGGGCCGGTCCGCACGCGTCAGCGCGTTCGGCGCCGTGGCGATCGGTGCCGACGCGATCGCGGACCGCAGCGGCAGCGTGTCGTTCGGCAGCGCCGGTTCCGAGCGCCAGCTGGTGCACGTGGCCGACGCGACCCAAGCCACCGACGCCGTCAACCTGCGCCAGATGACCGCGGCCCACGACGAGCTCGGCGCCGGCATCGCCGCCTGGCTCGGCGGCGGCGCGGCCTATGCCGGCGGCGTGTTCACGGCGCCGGTGTACGTGATCCAGTCGAACGACTACAACAACGTCGGCGCGGCCTTCGGGGCGGTCGATGCGGCACTCACCGACATCAACCAGCGCATCGTCGACGCCGGTGGCATCCAGGGCGAGCGGGGCTACAGCGCCTACGAGGTCGCGGTGCGGAACGGCTTCGCCGGCACCGAAGCCGATTGGTTGGGCTCGCTGCAAGGCCCGGCCGGTCCGGAAGGCCCCGAAGGTCCCGAGGGCCCCGCCGGGGGCGGGCCGCGCAGCGTGGTCTACGACGATGATGGCCGCGAGGTGCTGACCCTGGCCGGCAGCAACGGCACCACGATCTCCAACCTCGCCGACGGCGTGGCGGCGACCGATGCGGTCAACCTGCGCCAATCGCAGGCCGGCGACGCGGCCACGCTGACCTCGGCCAACGCCTACACCGATACCGTCGCGGTGCAGACGCTGCAGTCGGCCAACGAGTACACCGACAGCCGTTTCGCCGCCTGGGATGCGCAGCTCGATTCGATCCAGCGCGGCATCGACGACCGATTCCACGAGCAGGATCGGCGGATCGACCGGCAGGGCGCGATGAGCAGCGCGATGCTGAACATGGCGATCAATGCCGCCGGTTCGAAAAGCCCGCGGGGCCGCATCGCGGTGGGTGCCGGCTTCCAGGGCGGCGAGCGGGCGATATCGGTCGGCTATGGCCGCAAGGTCGGCGAG